One stretch of Candidatus Bathyarchaeia archaeon DNA includes these proteins:
- a CDS encoding TIGR03560 family F420-dependent LLM class oxidoreductase yields the protein MSVNVALGSATFGVFLPAYAFQNQNLKPSQTLFSRILDVVLECERLGYDSVWLDDHLMYRNNPLLECWTTLSAIAAATNHLRLGTMVTCNGFRNPALLAKMAATVDVISGGRLDFGVGAGVQQQEHEAYGFAFPTTPQRVERLAETLEIVKALWTKPEVTFVGKHFQVANAVCEPKPLQMPHPRIIVGGGGEKYTLKVTAKYADRLDFGYQPLDLYKHKLHVLEAYCQALGRSFVSLEKSCWPTGQIILCSNQTELDHKLQKLMPDGVSRKAFEKFSYVGTPGGVGAMLQPYLDLGVTHFMLFFGDLPDLGSLRLFAESVSET from the coding sequence GTGAGCGTGAACGTTGCTTTGGGTTCGGCTACCTTTGGTGTGTTTCTTCCTGCATACGCTTTTCAAAACCAAAACTTGAAGCCGTCCCAAACGCTGTTTAGCCGAATACTGGATGTTGTTTTGGAGTGTGAACGGTTAGGCTACGATTCAGTTTGGCTTGACGACCACCTCATGTACCGCAACAACCCCCTGCTTGAATGCTGGACCACCCTCTCAGCGATAGCCGCCGCCACTAACCACCTCAGGCTGGGCACAATGGTTACCTGCAACGGCTTTCGCAACCCCGCTCTGCTAGCAAAGATGGCAGCAACCGTAGACGTAATCTCGGGCGGAAGGCTTGACTTCGGTGTCGGCGCAGGTGTCCAGCAGCAAGAACACGAAGCCTACGGGTTCGCCTTCCCTACGACACCTCAACGTGTGGAACGGCTCGCTGAAACGCTGGAAATAGTTAAAGCCTTGTGGACTAAACCCGAAGTTACATTCGTGGGCAAGCATTTTCAGGTTGCGAACGCTGTGTGTGAACCCAAACCCTTGCAAATGCCCCATCCCCGCATCATTGTAGGTGGAGGTGGAGAAAAATATACGCTCAAAGTCACTGCCAAGTATGCTGACCGCTTAGACTTCGGCTACCAGCCCCTTGACCTGTACAAACATAAACTGCACGTTTTGGAAGCTTACTGCCAAGCCTTAGGCAGAAGCTTTGTTTCCTTAGAGAAATCATGCTGGCCCACTGGTCAGATAATCCTTTGCTCAAACCAAACTGAGCTTGACCACAAACTCCAAAAACTAATGCCTGACGGTGTAAGTCGTAAGGCTTTTGAGAAATTCAGCTACGTTGGTACACCAGGTGGGGTTGGAGCTATGTTGCAGCCATACTTGGATTTGGGCGTAACGCATTTCATGTTGTTTTTCGGGGACTTGCCTGATTTGGGCAGTCTACGGCTTTTCGCGGAATCCGTTTCCGAAACTTAG
- a CDS encoding Rieske (2Fe-2S) protein has translation MEQIIVAKTSEIPVGEMKKFTLQGQEVLVANVAGNFYALGARCTHKNGDLSRGTLEGNVVTCPNHGAQFDVTTGKVVSPPKVGPFHPKIQDKQTYQVKVENQDILVQL, from the coding sequence TTGGAGCAAATTATTGTCGCTAAAACATCCGAAATTCCTGTTGGTGAAATGAAAAAGTTCACCCTTCAAGGGCAAGAGGTTTTGGTTGCAAACGTAGCGGGCAACTTTTATGCGCTCGGAGCGCGATGCACACATAAAAACGGCGACCTCTCAAGGGGCACTCTGGAAGGTAACGTTGTTACTTGCCCAAACCATGGAGCCCAATTCGACGTAACCACAGGCAAGGTCGTTTCGCCGCCAAAAGTGGGACCGTTTCACCCAAAAATCCAAGACAAACAAACCTACCAAGTCAAAGTCGAAAACCAAGACATACTAGTCCAACTCTAA
- a CDS encoding lysostaphin resistance A-like protein has protein sequence MFSAEKPLNKALYIFGVAVIFVAVYLQYFVPLGQISGYLVVYGIPILVVSLIFGKPLLSKAAKNNRFALKNGLGLFGALTLLGFVFSVIAMTIIMQFNPNALDLLSKPNPVLEVTPTEAWVLIAVSLLVVGPAEEYLFRGFMYGGLLSIFKGKHWLPLAILSSVMFAGVHGYYAVTYEVASVIPFITLTAFGVAMAITYYWSGGNLLAPAIIHGLYDATGFLGAATSTEVGLAARFALIAVGAIFAINYLVLKKIRIDPNKFKDVPAESPQPVEPQNLPANP, from the coding sequence ATGTTCTCGGCTGAAAAACCCCTTAACAAAGCTCTCTATATCTTTGGAGTAGCTGTGATTTTCGTGGCGGTTTATCTTCAATATTTTGTTCCATTGGGGCAAATCTCGGGTTACTTGGTAGTGTATGGCATACCCATTTTGGTTGTCAGTTTAATTTTTGGCAAACCGCTCCTGTCTAAAGCCGCCAAAAACAATCGGTTTGCCTTAAAAAACGGCTTGGGACTTTTTGGTGCCTTAACTTTGCTGGGATTTGTTTTCTCGGTTATTGCTATGACAATTATTATGCAGTTTAACCCCAATGCTCTTGACTTGCTTAGCAAACCTAACCCTGTGCTTGAAGTTACCCCCACTGAAGCTTGGGTTCTGATTGCAGTTTCCCTGCTCGTGGTGGGTCCAGCTGAGGAATACCTGTTTCGCGGCTTCATGTACGGCGGGCTTCTTAGCATCTTTAAGGGCAAACACTGGCTCCCTCTCGCAATCTTATCAAGCGTCATGTTTGCGGGTGTTCATGGTTATTACGCAGTCACCTACGAAGTTGCCAGTGTCATCCCCTTCATAACCCTCACCGCTTTCGGCGTTGCCATGGCGATAACTTATTACTGGTCAGGCGGAAACCTCTTGGCGCCTGCAATCATACACGGTTTATACGATGCTACAGGCTTCTTGGGCGCAGCAACAAGCACGGAAGTAGGCTTAGCCGCCCGTTTCGCACTAATAGCAGTGGGTGCCATATTTGCAATTAACTACCTTGTACTCAAGAAAATCCGCATTGACCCCAACAAGTTCAAAGATGTTCCCGCCGAGTCCCCGCAACCAGTTGAGCCACAGAACCTGCCTGCCAACCCCTAA
- the thiL gene encoding thiamine-phosphate kinase, giving the protein MKKHESPKTAALLGEHAIIELMQKHFEPMPDVAIPFGDDVSALPLGKGEVAVLKADMLVGKTDIPCGMSLWQATRKAVVMNISDFASKGAEPMAVMVSLGLPAGLGQTDLEALAKGLNAGAREYGAYVVGGDTNQTSDLIVSVHVYGTSKREGLMLRRGAKAGDILAVTGQFGRSAAGLQLLLGKSVKVPEESRKALVDAVCLPHARLREGRALRASGAVSACMDSSDGLAWCLHELATASGVGFVVSQLPVADEARQFAALNELDAATLALHGGEEYELVLTVKPQMWAAAEAAVEAVGGKLLRIGEATSNNQVLLCRDGEKTKIEAQGYEHFKT; this is encoded by the coding sequence ATGAAGAAACACGAATCCCCCAAAACTGCTGCGTTGTTAGGTGAGCACGCCATAATTGAGTTGATGCAAAAGCACTTTGAGCCGATGCCTGACGTGGCGATTCCGTTTGGTGATGATGTTTCTGCTTTACCGTTAGGTAAAGGTGAGGTTGCGGTTTTGAAGGCAGACATGCTGGTGGGCAAGACAGATATCCCATGCGGCATGAGTTTATGGCAAGCAACCCGCAAAGCCGTAGTCATGAACATAAGCGACTTCGCCTCCAAAGGCGCCGAGCCTATGGCGGTTATGGTTTCGTTGGGGTTGCCTGCGGGTTTGGGGCAAACGGATTTGGAGGCGCTGGCAAAAGGGCTCAATGCAGGCGCACGAGAATACGGCGCTTACGTGGTAGGCGGCGACACAAACCAAACCAGTGACCTTATCGTTAGCGTACATGTTTATGGCACCTCCAAGCGGGAAGGCTTGATGCTGCGGCGCGGCGCAAAAGCAGGCGACATTTTGGCGGTGACGGGGCAGTTTGGGCGCTCCGCCGCTGGGCTACAACTGCTTTTAGGCAAAAGCGTTAAGGTTCCCGAAGAGTCACGGAAAGCGCTTGTTGACGCAGTTTGTTTGCCTCATGCACGCCTGCGGGAAGGACGGGCGCTGCGCGCGTCGGGGGCAGTTTCCGCATGCATGGACAGCAGCGATGGCTTGGCTTGGTGCCTGCATGAGTTGGCTACTGCAAGCGGGGTCGGGTTTGTGGTTTCCCAGCTGCCCGTTGCGGATGAGGCACGACAGTTTGCTGCCTTGAATGAGTTAGATGCGGCAACTTTGGCTTTACATGGCGGGGAAGAGTACGAGCTGGTTTTGACAGTTAAGCCTCAGATGTGGGCTGCTGCAGAAGCGGCGGTGGAGGCTGTCGGCGGCAAACTCTTACGCATTGGAGAGGCAACATCGAACAATCAGGTTCTGCTCTGCCGTGATGGAGAAAAAACGAAAATCGAAGCACAGGGGTATGAACACTTTAAAACTTGA
- a CDS encoding TrmB family transcriptional regulator, protein MERENTSEDTAETLVDLGLTPVQAKILLALKRFDYAAVKELANVTELHRQEIYPVLNELQQLGLIEKKLGIPNQYKAMSLSKTLRTLLDRKNAWIAKLQKTTTELIKTADFEKETKTCDSKDYDFTLITGIERFGHALKDWIKTAHTIDEVVKYDRFSYQIAERLKASSEFRYQKDVKIRLVTCTRVDDATKAELREKNIEFRVAEFETPVDIAIYNGKRAHLAIYSDRNNILQTEVAALTSNNPCFVQMLQNYFDVLWKHAKIQK, encoded by the coding sequence ATGGAGAGAGAAAACACATCGGAAGATACTGCTGAAACGTTAGTTGATTTAGGGTTAACACCCGTACAGGCCAAGATTCTTCTTGCTCTCAAAAGGTTTGATTATGCTGCTGTAAAAGAATTAGCAAACGTCACAGAACTTCACCGACAAGAGATTTACCCCGTGCTAAATGAATTGCAACAACTCGGTTTAATCGAAAAAAAACTTGGAATACCAAACCAATACAAAGCAATGTCCTTGAGTAAAACTCTAAGAACCCTACTTGATCGTAAAAACGCATGGATTGCTAAGTTACAAAAGACAACAACAGAATTAATCAAAACGGCAGATTTTGAAAAGGAAACAAAAACGTGCGACAGCAAAGATTATGATTTCACATTAATCACGGGTATTGAAAGGTTTGGTCACGCATTAAAGGATTGGATAAAGACTGCACACACAATTGATGAAGTAGTTAAATACGATAGGTTTTCATATCAAATTGCCGAGCGCCTAAAAGCGTCATCCGAGTTTAGGTACCAGAAGGATGTAAAAATTAGGTTAGTGACTTGCACAAGAGTAGATGATGCAACAAAAGCGGAACTCAGAGAGAAAAATATTGAATTCCGCGTTGCCGAATTTGAAACTCCAGTGGATATTGCTATCTACAATGGGAAAAGAGCACATTTAGCCATTTACTCAGACAGAAATAATATTTTGCAGACTGAGGTGGCTGCGTTAACTTCAAACAATCCATGTTTTGTCCAAATGCTCCAAAACTATTTTGACGTATTATGGAAGCATGCAAAGATACAAAAATGA
- the trmY gene encoding tRNA (pseudouridine(54)-N(1))-methyltransferase TrmY: MREFLIYSRMGKTDPHWKNLHDAGRLDIVYECIVAGLFLSHGLRRDVTLHAILNGAPNPPLHLQINGKELFDVRTDIDTWDAILKKALSGKTHPGVKTEKAGFEALLKSKAENCPVYILEEGGKNAHNIEFAANPLFVLGDHVGLPKKAEAFALRFGEKISLGKTPYLAASCVNVINYLLDVQQKENKVPPQEGEAGFKF, encoded by the coding sequence ATGAGGGAATTTCTGATTTACTCACGCATGGGCAAAACCGACCCACACTGGAAAAACCTCCACGACGCAGGACGACTCGACATAGTCTACGAATGCATAGTCGCAGGGCTTTTTCTCTCGCATGGCTTGCGCAGAGACGTGACCCTGCATGCAATCCTCAACGGCGCGCCTAATCCACCTCTGCACCTACAAATCAACGGCAAAGAACTCTTCGATGTCCGCACCGACATCGACACTTGGGACGCAATCCTGAAAAAAGCCCTTAGCGGCAAAACCCACCCCGGCGTGAAAACCGAAAAAGCAGGTTTTGAAGCTCTCCTGAAATCTAAAGCCGAAAACTGCCCTGTCTACATTCTTGAAGAAGGCGGAAAAAACGCTCACAACATAGAGTTTGCGGCAAACCCGCTTTTTGTTTTGGGGGACCATGTGGGTTTGCCTAAGAAGGCAGAAGCGTTTGCTTTGCGGTTTGGCGAAAAAATCAGTCTTGGAAAAACGCCGTATCTGGCGGCTTCATGTGTTAACGTGATTAACTATTTGTTGGATGTGCAGCAGAAGGAAAACAAAGTCCCGCCTCAAGAAGGCGAAGCTGGCTTCAAGTTTTAA